Sequence from the Clostridium saccharobutylicum DSM 13864 genome:
AAAATTATCAAGAGACAATCCCTTTAAATCTGGATTTTGAGTTACCATAGCTTCTGAGATAACTAATTCTCCAATCATATCCATGAGTTGATCAAGCTTAGAAACATTTACACTTATTATATTTTGGTGAGAAGAATTTGATTGCTTGCCCTTATTAGTATTTTCTGATTTCCCGTTTTGAACTTCTATAATCTTAGGGCTACATGGAATCTCTGCCGGATTTTCTTCTATACAATCCTGCTCTTTCCTACCAAACTTATTTAAATCCTCATTATCTTCTTCTTGAATAAGTTTAAATTCTTTTAACAATACTATCTGCGTAAAAAATTTATGTATTTCTTCGTATCCTTTATCTGTATTAAACGATATTTTAAAACCTTCATTACGAATAATTTCAATACTTTTCTCATTTCCAAAAACTTCTTCAGGAATATGATAAATTTCTTCTGCCAATCCGTTAAGATCATTTATTATACTGAACGCTCTGATATCCTCCATCTCACATCCATCTTCAAAATAAATTGTAGCTTTGAATACATTTTTTCTTAAATTATCACAAGCTGCTGAATTTATATATTCTTGTGGTTCACCACTTTTTTCATTAATCCTCTCTTCATCGATCGCCACATTATTTTCTTTTAAGTATGATAAAAATTCCTTTATATCTGAAATAAGCGTTGCTGTATCACCATCAGGATTTTCCTTTTCAATAATCTTATCCACTTCAGTTTTAATAAAATCTATTCCCTCTAAGACTATATCTGAAAGTCTTGAACAATCAACATTTGCTGATTTATTTTCACGTAGAAAATAGAATAAATCTTCAATTGAGTGGGCTACTGTCGTTATAGTATTGAACATCATCATTCCAGATGAACCTTTTATAGTGTGCATTATTCTAAATACTTCATTGATGGCTTCCTCTGTAAGAGAACCAACTTTTTCACTATCTATTATGACCTGTTCAATCTGTTCAACAAGCTGCGTAGTTTCAAATATATACATATCAAGCATGGGCTCTTGAATAAAATTATCTGACAATTAGTTCACTCCGTTCCAAAATATATATTAAATTCCTAATACTTGTGTTAAAGTTTTCACCATAAATTCTTCTTTAAAAGGCTTTACTATAAATGATTTAGCACCAGCTATTACAGATTCACGTATAAGCATATCTTGCCCCATAGCTGAAATCATAACTACCTTTACATTTGGATTAATCTTTTTCATTTCTTTTAAAGCATCAATACCGCTCATTTCAGGCATTGTAATATCCATGGTCACAACATCCGGATTTAATTCCACATATTTTTGTACTCCGATAATTCCATTTTCAGCTTCGCCAACTACTTCGAACCCATTATTCTCCAACATGGATTTCAAAGTAACCCTCATAAATGCTGCGTCATCAACTATAAGAACTCTTTTCATTATCATAACTCCTCCTTCTTATTAAGAAAAAAATAAGCAGACAATAAACATATTGCCTGCCATGAAATAAACCACTAACATTTTTGGCAACCTGACTATCATGGCATTACTTATTGCTTTAGACTCATGGCTTTGCGTCTCCACCTTTCAATGGATTTGCTATTTACAATATTTGATTTACTAAATATTTTATTTACTAAGTTTTTTTAAATATAGTGATAGTATATAATAAGATTTAAATTTAAATACAAATTACAATTATCATAATTATAATAGCATATTTTAAAAGTCGAATCAATAAATTTTATGGAGAATCATGAGTTGTATAGTAAATAATCCAAGATATTTGAAGAATGGATTATTTAGTTATATTACAAAGCTTATGTAAGAAAATAAAGGAGTAGTTTCTTAATTTTAAACTACTCCTTTTCTTAATACACCAATCACAGACTTATATTAATTAATATTTTCCAAAGTCATTATCGCTTAATATAATTTTAGTTTTTGTAATTGCTGGTTCTCTATATTCCTCATTAATATGAGATGTTTGATACTTCTTTTTTTCAGCCATTTCGTCAAGCATTTTTAACACTTCTGGATTAAGTTCATTTAAGGTATTATATGATTTTACACTTTGTTTTAATTTAAAATTACTAACCATTTCTCTAAGAAGTTCAGCTTGACTTGATAATTCTTCACTTGCTGCAGCACCTTCTTCTGAAGTAGCTGAATTACTTTGAACAACCTGCGACACTTCAACAATGCCTTGATTTATTTGTCCAAGAGCTGTAGACTGTTCAGTTGAAGCAATAGCAATATCACTTATAAGGTTTGCTACATTTTCAACAGCATTTACTATTTCATTAAGAGCATTAGCCGTATCTATTGCAATCTTTGTCCCACCCTCAGACTTATTTATTGAATTCTCAATCATGTAAGTTGTTTCCTTTGCGGCATTTGCTGAACGTGCAGCAAGATTTCTTACTTCTTCAGCTACAACTGCAAATCCCTTACCATGATGTCCTGCTCTTGCAGCCTCAACAGCAGCATTAAGTGCAAGTATGTTGGTTTGAAATGCAATATCATCAATTACTTTAATAACCTTTGAAATATTGCTTGCAGCATCATTTATCGCTTCCATAGCTTTAAGCATTTCTTTCATCTGATTATTACCTTGAATAGCATTTAATTTAGCAACTTCAGTCAGTTCATTTGCTTTATTAGCGTTTTGAGCATTTAAGTGTGTTTGAGAAGATATTTCTTCAACAGATGCAGTCAATTCCTCAATTGAACTTGCCTGTTCTGTTGCTCCCTGTGAAAGTGCTATACTTGAATAAGATATCTGTTTTGAACCAGATGCTACTTGTTCTGCCGCACTTCTAATATTACTTAGGACCTCATTATTCTTCTCAATCATTCTTCTAAATGATTCTGCAAGACTGCCTATTTCATCTTTGGTGTCCGTTTCAACATCAACGCTCATATCACCTAAAGCAATTTTATTGGCAACCTCCACCATTTTATTTATAGGTCTGCCTATAATTCGAGCTATGACTATCCCAAGAACAATTGCTATAATCACTCCAAAAGTTAGTACAACAATCATTGTAATAGTTGCTCTGCTTGCTGAAGCTGAATTATTATCTGAAGCATTTTTTGCTAAATTTATTTTTAGACTTGTCAAGTTACTAATAGTAGTGTCTAAATTATCTGCTATTCCTGATATATCTGTATATAAAATTTCTGTTGCTTGCTGCTCCTGATTTGTTGTTATAAAATTTATCGCCTTATCTCTATATTGTTTAAATGAACTTAATAATTTTTTTAAGTCATTTAGATTTTTAATTACCTCAGAATCTTTCGAATTACTTTCTAAATGTTGCATACTAGTATCAATTTCATCATCTAAGGCTTTAAATCTGTTTATATTCTCTTGTATTTTACTTAAATCTTTTACGATTAATAAGTCTTTTAATATTCCTCTCTCTATTCGATAGTTATTTACTATATCTATCAAATCTGGCATTGTAGCAGTATGACGCTCATATAACTCAGTATCAAGATTGTTAATTTTGTTAATATTCACAATACCTACTACACCTACAACTCCTGCAATAAAGGCTACAGTAACAAAGCCTAAGATTAACTTTGTTGCAATTTTTAAATCATAAAACCATTTCATTATTATTTCCCCCTACCGATTATTACTAACTTGTTAATAAAATAAGCAGGCAATAAAGATATTGCCTGCCATAAAATAAACTACTAATATTTTTGGCAACCTGACTATCATGGCAACAACTATTGCTTTAGACTCATGGCTTTGCGTCTCCATCTTTCAATGAATTTGCTATTTACAATATTTGATTTACTTAATATTTTTTTAGATATAGCGATAATATATAATAAAGTTTAAATTTATACTTAAATCACAATTATAATATCATATTTCAAAAGTCGAATCAACAATTTTCATGGTGAATTATGAATATCATAGTAAATAATTCAAAAACACAGAACAAAATATACAATTATATTCCTTATTTCCCTAAAATATTTAAAAATACTTATAAAAAAACTCCATTAAAATTTAGAAAAACAAAATAATTGAGAAAATAATATTATTACATGTGATAAATATGAATTTAATTCATTATCCTGTAGCTTGATTTCTATATGATGTGTCTATCCAAAATGAAATTAGACTCACATACGGTTCCTACATTTTATAAGGTTATTTTTAAGATAAGCGGATAATTATGCGCACTAGTGTACATACTAATTTTGTATAAATACTATGTAAGGAGGTATTTTCATGGCAAAGGATAGTCAACCAGATAATAAAGTAGCAAGAATGGAAAAATGTAATTATCAAATACCAATAACTGAAGAAGGCCATAATCATAATCCCAATGCAAAACATAAGTCTGTAGAACAACAAGGTGTTTCAAGTCAACACTTCAATAGATTTGGTAATTAAAACACATAAAAAAATAATAGACCAATATGATATGAAATATACAAATAAAATGGTCCCTATGTCAAGGACATTTTGAAAAAGGCTAGGCAGCTAAAAGCTGGTCCCGATATTGAACAGGGGCCAGCTTTTTAAGTCCCCATTGGTATCTGTAATTATTATAGTAATCCATATAATTATTAATTGTTGATTCTAATTCGTAAAATGTTGTACAAATTTTTAAGTCTATTTCATCTTTCATATGTCCAAAAAATGATTCCTGCGGGGCGTTGTCCCAACAGTTTCCGCGTCTAGACATGGATTGTCCAATTTTATATTTCTTAAGAAGTTTTTGAAATCTAGGACTAGTGTAATGAACGCCTTGATCTGAATGAATAAAAACATCTTTATCAAGTAATTTTTTATGATTCCTCATCAGCTTTTTAACAGTTTCAGTAGCTATATCTAATGTAAGACTTTCTGAAAGATGATACGAGAGAATTTCATTTGTAGAAGCATCTTTAATAGTAGATAAATAGGCTCTATTAGATGCTCCATATGTTAAATAAGCTATATCAGTTAATAATACCTTACCGACCAAACCTTGTTTGAATTCCCTGTTCAAAGTATTAGGTAGAACTGTATGTTCTTTAGTAGCTTTCATCATTCTACGATAAGGGTTTGCCTTTCTAATTGGACACACAATATTATATTTTCTCATAATTCTTTGTATACACTTTCGATTTATTACTCTATTAAATTCATGTTCTAAAACCATTTTTATAGAGCGTGATCCTTTCTTGTAGCCTCTATGATTAAATGCTTTAAGAATTATATGCTTTAATTCTAAATCCTTTTCATCTTTAGAATTACGCTTATTACTTGAATTTAAATAATTATAATATCCTGATCTAGAGACTTCAGCTATTTTGCATAAATGAGAAATTATATTTTTATAACTGTATTTTGAAATTATACTCTGTATGATCTTGAATATTGATGTTGAACTTAATTTATTATTTTTCACCTGCCTTTCTTGCAGCTCGATTTTTTTTAATAGTTCTGCCTCCGCTTTCCAATAAGCAATTTCAGCATCTTTTTTAGCTATTATTTCATTCACGGTTAGTTCACGTTTTAGTGGACGACCACTATTTAATTTTCGAGAATCTCTCAATCCAAGCGCTCCTGATTCATTATAAATATTACGCCATCTTTTACTTGCGCACCAAATTCTATTATTTCCAATAACATCTGTATCAAATCCTGCATCCTGAAAAATATAAATAGGTAGTTTACCTTTGCTACGCTCAGCGATAAAAAGTATTTTAAATTCATCTGTATACGTGATTGCTTTATTTGTGACGTTTTTTATATATTTATTCTTTGATAACAATTCAATTTCTTTATTAGTAAATAGTTTTTTACTCATTAGTTCACATCCTGACTGAATTTATACTTGATTTTATTGTACAAAAAAAGAACCTATAAAAATAGTCTTTTTTAAGTGTCTATTTCATAGGTTCCATTTTAAAAAACATACTGGTCTATTATTTTCTTATAGAAAACCTTATTAAATATTAATTTTTATTTATTTGCTCTCACTAGTTTTTTTGTTATTTAATCTGAAAAAAGTTAACGCAGCTCCCACCAAACTTATTATTGCCGCAGCTATATATACAGTTTTCATACCATATATGAAAGCATCATTTCTTCCTGTTACATAATCTGTAACACGATATCCAATTTTAGAACTCATCATACTATATAAAAGTGTTGTAGCTAAAGCTATACCACATACCATTCCTAAGTTTCTTACAAGTGCATTTACACTTCCTGCAATTCCAAGCTTATCCTTTGGTACTGTTGACATTATCAAAGAATTATTAGGCGATTGAAATAATCCCATACCAATAGACATGATTCCAATAAATATTATTGTAATTAATAAACTTGAATCTACATTTAAAGTGGCCATTAATATTAATCCTAAACTTATAAGTACTAAACCTATAAATGTTAAAACTTCTGAACCAATTTTATCTGATAAACTTCCACTAAGAGGTGCCACTACAGTTAAAAGCAAAGGATAAACCATAAGTATTAATCCAGTATGCTGTGGAGTATAATTCATTACATCCTGAAGATAAAATGGCAAAATAATATTGTTGCAGAATATTGCTATAAATGTTACAAATGCACAAAATATACTTAAAGAAAATAACTTATTACTAAATATTTGCAATTGTAATAGTGGATCTTCTTTTTTCTTCTCCACAAAAATAAATGCTATGAATGAAATGATTGCAACAACAAAACTTGTTAAAATCATTGGATTTGTAAAACCAATGTTTAATCCTTCATCTAAAGCTCCAAAAAGTGGAACTATAGCAAATATAAATAATACAGCACCTAGAATATCCAACTTTCCTTTTGCATTTTTATTACCTTTAGGTAATAATTTAATGGCATAAAACAATGCTATTATACCAATAGGCACATTTATTAAAAATATATATTCCCAGCTGGCTGCACCTACTATAATTCCTCCAAGACCTGGTCCTACTAAAGAACCTAATGCTACAGACGTTCCTAAAAATCCGAGCGCTTTTCCTCTTTCATTTTTAGGAAATGTTTCTGTAATAATCCCTTGATTATTAGCCATAGTTCCAGCAGCGCCTATGGCTTGTACTACTCTTGCCAAAATTAATACTGTAAACGAACTTGTTATTCCACATAGCAAAGATCCAAGTGTAAATAAACCCAATCCGAAAGTAAACATCTTGGATTTTCCAAACATATCTCCAAGTCTTCCAAAAATTAATACTGTCCCGGCAATAACTATTAAATAACTTGTTGCAACTAATTGAATACTAGATGTTGATACATTTAAAGCAATAGCCATTTTAGGTAATGCTACATTTACAATACTGCCATCTAATGCTGACATAACTGTAAACATTAAAACTATAATCAATATAGACCATCTACTTCTATCATTTTCTTTTTGCATTTCTTTTTCCATTTAAATTCCTCCTTTTACTCATTATCCTTTAACCTTTGAGTTTTATTCAAGATCTTCCTTAAGGACTTTGCAGTAATAAGCATCTCTTCTTCTGTTAAATCTTCTGTTAGCAAATCTAAAACTGTCTTAATCTCTTTACGAATTTCAGGTATAAGTTCTTTGGCTTTTGCTGTTAAATATAAATTATAGGCTCTGCTATCTTTCTCATCTTGTTTCTTATATACAAAGTCTAAGTCTATAAGTTTTGTAATTGTTCTTGCTGACATTGATTTATCATTGCCTACTTCTTTACTTAATTTATTTTGGCTGATGCCTTCATTTTTTTCTAAGTTAAATATGTACGGAATTGAACCGCTGCTTAATTCAAATTTCTTTAAAATTCTATCTAAAAAAATTTGTGTATTTCTAAAAATTTTACTATTGAACATTATAAAATTAGTAGTTTCTCTTTCCACAGCTTTTACCTCCTGTAAATTTAATTGACTAGTCAACAATATTATATTGTTTTATTGTTGACTAGTCAACTTTTTCTTCTATAATAGTTTAATCAAACATAAGTATAATATAAATAAAGCTGAGCTTTTTCCAATATAAAAAACTCAGCTTTAAATAAAACATTATATTTAATTTTCAATAGAATGTTAATTGTTGTTTTTCAATACTTCCAATGCTGCAATATTTAATAAACTCCAAGGCTTGTTGAAATGTGGTTGGAAAAAGAAATCTGTCATTGCAAGCTCTTCAACTGTCATATTATTTTGAATTACTACAGATAATGTGTTCATAAACTGAGTAAAATCTAAATTTGAAATTATTTGACCACCTAATACTCTTCTTGTATCTTTATCAAATACTAATTTTAAACTTGCCTCTTCATAAGTAGGCATAAATTCTGGCCTGTAATTATCTTTAACAACAACTGCTCCTACATTAAAATTAGTTGTATTTTTAGCAACTTCTTCAGTAAGTCCTGTAGATGCTATAGATTTTTCATATATCTTGATTCCAGAAGTACCTTGAGTTCCCATATATTTTAGTTTAGGTTCAATTATATTTTGAGCAATTAAAGTTCCCATCCTAACTGCATTAGTAGCTAATGGTATATATCTATTGTCATTAGCTGGATTATATTTAACAATACAACAATCTCCTCCAGCAAAAACATCTTCTTTGCTTGTTCTCATGTATTCATCTATTAATATAGCGCCATTTTCTAATGTTTCTAACTTATCTTTTACAAGAGAAGTACTAGGCTTAAATCCAATACATAATACAACTAAATCTGCATCATATTCTTTATTTTCAGTTACTACATGAGTTACTTTACTATCTTCACCTTTAAATAATTTAACTTTTTCTCCCAAAACTAAATTAATTCCATGATCTTTGAATTCTGCTTCTGCAATATCAGTAAATTCTTTATCTAAATACTTAGACATTATTCTCTCTTCTGCATCTATTAATGTGACATTTTTACCTTTTGTTTTAAAAGCTTCTGCAAGTTCCACTCCAATATATCCAGCACCAATAACAACTATATTTTTTGCATTATTTGTTCTAGATTCTATTTCTTTTGCATGATGATAATTTTTACATAAAAGTATATTCTCTAAATCTCCACCTTCAAATTTAGGTACTATTGGCCATGAACCCAAAGTTAGAACTAATTTATCATAATTATCTTCAAAAATACTATCATCTTCTAAATCTTTAACTTTAACTATTTTATTATTAAAATCAATATCTAACACATCATGCTTCATTTTAGTTGTAACGCCAATAGAATTTAACTTCTCTGGTGAATTATAAAATAACTTTTCTGTTTCAGTAACTACTCCGCCTACACTTAGGGCTATTCCACAAGATAAAAATGATATATTATCATTTCTTTCATAAACTACTACTTCACTTTCTGGATAAAGCTCCTTTAAATTAACAACAGCAGCTGTTCCTGCATGAGTACATCCTATTACTATAACTTTCAATGTTAATCCCTCCTAATTTATATATAAATAATCCTTTTTATTTAATAATCATTATCCACAGCTTTATTATACATTCTTATTCAAAATAAATCAAAACATTTTTTTAATAAGCAAATTCAAAAAATATTATTAGTTTAATAGTAAAAATCAAGTAATTAAAACATAAATCTATATTCT
This genomic interval carries:
- a CDS encoding chemotaxis protein CheA — encoded protein: MSDNFIQEPMLDMYIFETTQLVEQIEQVIIDSEKVGSLTEEAINEVFRIMHTIKGSSGMMMFNTITTVAHSIEDLFYFLRENKSANVDCSRLSDIVLEGIDFIKTEVDKIIEKENPDGDTATLISDIKEFLSYLKENNVAIDEERINEKSGEPQEYINSAACDNLRKNVFKATIYFEDGCEMEDIRAFSIINDLNGLAEEIYHIPEEVFGNEKSIEIIRNEGFKISFNTDKGYEEIHKFFTQIVLLKEFKLIQEEDNEDLNKFGRKEQDCIEENPAEIPCSPKIIEVQNGKSENTNKGKQSNSSHQNIISVNVSKLDQLMDMIGELVISEAMVTQNPDLKGLSLDNFQKAARQLEKITGELQDIVMSIRMVPLAATFQKMNRIVRDMSKKLSKEVKLKIIGEDTEVDKNIIEHISDPLMHIVRNSIDHGLESSDERSAKGKLEIGTITLEARNEGGDVLIIISDDGKGLNREKVLARARENGLINRPENEIADKEVFSYIFLPGFSTKEKVTEFSGRGVGMDVVTKNINLVGGTVSIDSKQDVGTTITLKIPLTLATMDGMTIKVGKSNYTIPVKSIKESFRAKENDIIIDPDGNESIMIRGKCYSILRLHKLYKVKTNVVNISDGIIVMISSEDKSICIFADELIGQYQVVVKALPQYIKKFNKINGLSGCTLLGDGSISLILDAAGLINY
- a CDS encoding response regulator, with product MKRVLIVDDAAFMRVTLKSMLENNGFEVVGEAENGIIGVQKYVELNPDVVTMDITMPEMSGIDALKEMKKINPNVKVVMISAMGQDMLIRESVIAGAKSFIVKPFKEEFMVKTLTQVLGI
- a CDS encoding methyl-accepting chemotaxis protein gives rise to the protein MKWFYDLKIATKLILGFVTVAFIAGVVGVVGIVNINKINNLDTELYERHTATMPDLIDIVNNYRIERGILKDLLIVKDLSKIQENINRFKALDDEIDTSMQHLESNSKDSEVIKNLNDLKKLLSSFKQYRDKAINFITTNQEQQATEILYTDISGIADNLDTTISNLTSLKINLAKNASDNNSASASRATITMIVVLTFGVIIAIVLGIVIARIIGRPINKMVEVANKIALGDMSVDVETDTKDEIGSLAESFRRMIEKNNEVLSNIRSAAEQVASGSKQISYSSIALSQGATEQASSIEELTASVEEISSQTHLNAQNANKANELTEVAKLNAIQGNNQMKEMLKAMEAINDAASNISKVIKVIDDIAFQTNILALNAAVEAARAGHHGKGFAVVAEEVRNLAARSANAAKETTYMIENSINKSEGGTKIAIDTANALNEIVNAVENVANLISDIAIASTEQSTALGQINQGIVEVSQVVQSNSATSEEGAAASEELSSQAELLREMVSNFKLKQSVKSYNTLNELNPEVLKMLDEMAEKKKYQTSHINEEYREPAITKTKIILSDNDFGKY
- a CDS encoding IS3 family transposase translates to MSKKLFTNKEIELLSKNKYIKNVTNKAITYTDEFKILFIAERSKGKLPIYIFQDAGFDTDVIGNNRIWCASKRWRNIYNESGALGLRDSRKLNSGRPLKRELTVNEIIAKKDAEIAYWKAEAELLKKIELQERQVKNNKLSSTSIFKIIQSIISKYSYKNIISHLCKIAEVSRSGYYNYLNSSNKRNSKDEKDLELKHIILKAFNHRGYKKGSRSIKMVLEHEFNRVINRKCIQRIMRKYNIVCPIRKANPYRRMMKATKEHTVLPNTLNREFKQGLVGKVLLTDIAYLTYGASNRAYLSTIKDASTNEILSYHLSESLTLDIATETVKKLMRNHKKLLDKDVFIHSDQGVHYTSPRFQKLLKKYKIGQSMSRRGNCWDNAPQESFFGHMKDEIDLKICTTFYELESTINNYMDYYNNYRYQWGLKKLAPVQYRDQLLAA
- a CDS encoding MFS transporter, whose product is MQKENDRSRWSILIIVLMFTVMSALDGSIVNVALPKMAIALNVSTSSIQLVATSYLIVIAGTVLIFGRLGDMFGKSKMFTFGLGLFTLGSLLCGITSSFTVLILARVVQAIGAAGTMANNQGIITETFPKNERGKALGFLGTSVALGSLVGPGLGGIIVGAASWEYIFLINVPIGIIALFYAIKLLPKGNKNAKGKLDILGAVLFIFAIVPLFGALDEGLNIGFTNPMILTSFVVAIISFIAFIFVEKKKEDPLLQLQIFSNKLFSLSIFCAFVTFIAIFCNNIILPFYLQDVMNYTPQHTGLILMVYPLLLTVVAPLSGSLSDKIGSEVLTFIGLVLISLGLILMATLNVDSSLLITIIFIGIMSIGMGLFQSPNNSLIMSTVPKDKLGIAGSVNALVRNLGMVCGIALATTLLYSMMSSKIGYRVTDYVTGRNDAFIYGMKTVYIAAAIISLVGAALTFFRLNNKKTSESK
- a CDS encoding MarR family winged helix-turn-helix transcriptional regulator, with amino-acid sequence MERETTNFIMFNSKIFRNTQIFLDRILKKFELSSGSIPYIFNLEKNEGISQNKLSKEVGNDKSMSARTITKLIDLDFVYKKQDEKDSRAYNLYLTAKAKELIPEIRKEIKTVLDLLTEDLTEEEMLITAKSLRKILNKTQRLKDNE
- a CDS encoding FAD-dependent oxidoreductase, with product MKVIVIGCTHAGTAAVVNLKELYPESEVVVYERNDNISFLSCGIALSVGGVVTETEKLFYNSPEKLNSIGVTTKMKHDVLDIDFNNKIVKVKDLEDDSIFEDNYDKLVLTLGSWPIVPKFEGGDLENILLCKNYHHAKEIESRTNNAKNIVVIGAGYIGVELAEAFKTKGKNVTLIDAEERIMSKYLDKEFTDIAEAEFKDHGINLVLGEKVKLFKGEDSKVTHVVTENKEYDADLVVLCIGFKPSTSLVKDKLETLENGAILIDEYMRTSKEDVFAGGDCCIVKYNPANDNRYIPLATNAVRMGTLIAQNIIEPKLKYMGTQGTSGIKIYEKSIASTGLTEEVAKNTTNFNVGAVVVKDNYRPEFMPTYEEASLKLVFDKDTRRVLGGQIISNLDFTQFMNTLSVVIQNNMTVEELAMTDFFFQPHFNKPWSLLNIAALEVLKNNN